One window of the Janthinobacterium sp. PAMC25594 genome contains the following:
- the cyaY gene encoding iron donor protein CyaY → MSESEFLALAEATLTQIAAALDRLNDEDVLDVECSRSGNVLEIEFIDNGTKIIVNSQAPMREMWVAARSGGFHYKRVGDEWLNTRDGSELFAALSTMASEQAGAPVVLK, encoded by the coding sequence ATGAGCGAATCGGAATTCCTGGCCCTGGCCGAAGCCACCCTGACCCAGATCGCCGCGGCGCTGGACCGGCTGAACGATGAAGACGTGCTCGACGTCGAATGCAGCCGCAGCGGCAATGTGCTGGAAATCGAGTTCATCGACAACGGCACGAAAATCATCGTCAACAGCCAGGCCCCCATGCGCGAAATGTGGGTGGCCGCCCGTTCCGGCGGTTTTCATTACAAGCGTGTGGGCGATGAATGGCTCAACACGCGCGACGGCTCGGAACTGTTTGCCGCCTTGTCCACCATGGCCAGCGAGCAGGCGGGCGCGCCCGTTGTGCTGAAGTAA
- a CDS encoding cytochrome c biogenesis protein ResB: protein MSTGTTGIELKTQRRGLAEFVELVSSMRFAISLLTLIAVASIIGTVLKQNEPMPNYVNQFGPFWFAVFDKLSLYSVYSAWWFLVIMGFLVASTSLCIVRNAPKMLKDMRSWRDNVREQSLRNFHHKMEWQAPLPRAVLAQQMVMRLKDSGYAAKVVEKDNATLVAAKRGAANKWGYIFAHGAIVIICVGGLLDSEMPIRVQQWFFGKTPFSGSGVIADIPAQHRLSLSNPTFRGNTMIPEGSSSNTAIIPQADGVLIQDLPITILLKKFHIDFYSTGMPKLFASDVVITDHVTGESFPATIKVNQPLLYKGLALYQSSFEDGGSKLKLTGFPMTGKTTKRFDIGGEVGGSTPLERSDGNSYTVEWSGFRPFNVENLSAGQDVRAVSKAESFNDKFAVGLDKRLGSAAKNAHNKDLKNVGPSVQYKLRDKTGQAREYQNYMQPVTVDGTTVFLAGMRVNPSDPFSYLRIPVDDNYSVTEWMRLRAALQDPALRQQAAARYAARAMPQANAEALRGQLQESAAKSLGIFAGNGQEGGFLAISRFLEKIPAAEQEKAADIFMKILNGSLWDLWQAARAQDGLKAIEADDKHGRFLQLATNALSDSFFYGAPVYLQLDEFTEIKASVLQVTRSPGKSVVYLGCLFLVIGVFSMFYIRERRLWVWIKDGEGGSVALMAMSTQRKTLDFEKEFETLKAKLPQSA from the coding sequence ATGAGCACAGGCACGACCGGAATCGAGTTAAAGACCCAACGCCGCGGCCTGGCTGAATTCGTCGAGCTGGTCTCGTCGATGCGCTTTGCCATCAGCCTGCTGACCCTGATCGCCGTGGCGTCCATCATCGGCACCGTGCTCAAGCAGAACGAGCCCATGCCCAACTATGTGAACCAGTTTGGTCCATTCTGGTTTGCCGTCTTCGACAAGCTGAGCCTGTATTCCGTGTATTCGGCCTGGTGGTTCCTGGTGATCATGGGTTTCCTCGTCGCCTCGACCTCGCTGTGCATCGTGCGCAATGCGCCGAAGATGCTCAAGGATATGCGCAGCTGGCGCGACAATGTGCGCGAGCAATCGTTGCGCAATTTCCATCACAAGATGGAATGGCAGGCGCCGCTGCCGCGCGCCGTGCTGGCGCAGCAGATGGTGATGCGCCTGAAAGACAGCGGCTATGCGGCCAAGGTGGTCGAGAAGGACAACGCCACCCTGGTGGCGGCCAAGCGCGGCGCGGCCAATAAATGGGGCTATATCTTTGCCCACGGCGCCATCGTCATCATTTGCGTGGGCGGCTTGCTCGATTCGGAAATGCCGATCCGCGTACAACAATGGTTCTTTGGCAAGACGCCGTTTTCCGGCAGCGGCGTGATCGCCGACATTCCCGCCCAGCACCGGCTGAGCCTGTCGAACCCCACTTTCCGCGGCAATACCATGATCCCGGAGGGTTCGTCGAGTAACACGGCCATCATTCCCCAGGCCGATGGCGTGCTGATCCAGGATCTGCCCATCACGATTTTGCTGAAGAAATTCCACATCGATTTCTACAGCACGGGCATGCCCAAGCTGTTCGCCAGCGATGTCGTCATCACCGACCATGTGACGGGAGAAAGTTTTCCTGCCACCATCAAAGTCAACCAGCCGCTGCTGTACAAGGGCCTGGCCCTGTACCAGTCCAGCTTTGAGGATGGCGGCAGCAAGCTCAAGTTGACGGGTTTTCCCATGACGGGCAAGACGACGAAACGCTTCGATATCGGCGGCGAAGTGGGCGGCAGCACGCCGCTTGAGCGCAGCGATGGCAATTCCTACACGGTGGAATGGTCGGGTTTCCGTCCCTTCAACGTGGAAAACCTCAGCGCCGGCCAGGATGTGCGCGCCGTCAGCAAGGCGGAAAGTTTCAACGATAAATTTGCCGTCGGCCTCGATAAACGCCTCGGTTCGGCCGCGAAGAACGCGCATAACAAGGATCTCAAGAACGTCGGCCCCTCGGTGCAATACAAATTGCGCGACAAGACGGGCCAGGCGCGCGAGTACCAGAATTACATGCAACCTGTCACCGTGGATGGCACGACGGTGTTCCTGGCCGGCATGCGCGTCAATCCCAGCGACCCGTTCAGCTATCTGCGCATTCCCGTCGATGACAATTACAGCGTGACGGAATGGATGCGCTTGCGTGCCGCGCTGCAAGATCCGGCGCTGCGCCAGCAGGCCGCCGCGCGCTATGCGGCGCGCGCCATGCCGCAGGCGAACGCGGAAGCCCTGCGCGGCCAGCTGCAGGAATCGGCAGCGAAAAGCCTGGGCATCTTTGCCGGCAATGGGCAAGAGGGCGGTTTCCTGGCCATTTCGCGTTTCCTGGAGAAAATTCCTGCCGCCGAGCAAGAAAAAGCGGCCGACATCTTCATGAAAATCTTGAATGGCAGCCTGTGGGACTTGTGGCAGGCGGCGCGTGCGCAGGATGGCTTGAAGGCCATCGAGGCCGATGACAAGCACGGCCGCTTCCTGCAACTGGCCACGAATGCGCTGTCCGACAGCTTCTTCTATGGCGCGCCCGTGTATCTGCAGCTGGACGAGTTCACGGAAATCAAGGCGTCCGTGCTGCAAGTGACGCGTTCGCCGGGCAAGAGCGTGGTCTACCTCGGTTGCCTGTTCCTCGTGATCGGCGTGTTTTCCATGTTTTATATCCGCGAGCGCCGCCTGTGGGTGTGGATCAAGGATGGCGAAGGCGGCAGCGTAGCCCTGATGGCCATGAGCACGCAACGCAAGACGCTGGATTTTGAAAAAGAATTTGAGACTTTGAAGGCAAAGCTGCCGCAATCGGCGTAA
- a CDS encoding cytochrome c → MNRAFSPLFKSMLLALLAVSATASAVEAPKPAVKADAAKGATLYADGDAARGLPACVSCHGAAGNSTITVNPKLAGQHESYIYKQLVDFTTPERNQPVMTTYAKMLSDADKKNIAAYLGAQLSKPGAAKNKDTIDLGKKIYRGGIASKQVAACASCHGATGNGIPVQYPRIAGQHQDYTVAQLTMFRSTKVDARKNSAQMHTIAARMSDDEIAAVADYIAGLK, encoded by the coding sequence ATGAATCGTGCGTTTTCACCGTTGTTCAAATCCATGCTGCTCGCTTTGCTGGCTGTATCGGCAACTGCCTCCGCGGTCGAAGCACCGAAACCGGCCGTCAAGGCTGACGCCGCCAAGGGCGCTACCCTGTACGCCGATGGCGATGCGGCGCGCGGCTTGCCTGCCTGCGTATCGTGCCATGGCGCGGCCGGCAACTCGACCATCACGGTCAATCCGAAGCTGGCCGGCCAGCACGAAAGCTATATCTACAAGCAACTGGTCGACTTCACCACGCCGGAGCGCAACCAGCCCGTCATGACGACGTACGCGAAGATGCTCAGCGACGCCGACAAGAAGAATATCGCCGCCTACCTGGGCGCGCAGCTGTCCAAGCCGGGCGCCGCGAAAAACAAGGATACGATTGACCTGGGCAAGAAAATCTACCGTGGTGGCATTGCTTCCAAGCAAGTTGCCGCCTGCGCCAGCTGTCATGGCGCGACGGGCAATGGTATTCCCGTCCAGTATCCGCGCATCGCCGGCCAGCACCAGGACTACACGGTGGCCCAGCTGACCATGTTCCGCAGCACCAAGGTGGATGCCCGCAAGAACAGCGCGCAAATGCACACCATCGCCGCCCGCATGTCGGATGACGAGATTGCCGCCGTGGCCGACTATATCGCCGGCCTGAAGTAA
- the yihA gene encoding ribosome biogenesis GTP-binding protein YihA/YsxC, protein MSKLWQARFFTTVNQLRDLPDTTVPEIAFAGRSNAGKSTAINILCNQKGLAFASKTPGRTQHINYFSIGGAHVAQHRKDATIVEEIECLLVDLPGYGYAEVSGSAKLHWQRLLGDYVQRREQLAGLVLIMDSRRPFTDLDVQMLEWFAPTGKPIHCILTKVDKLNRNESVNALRQAKAKLDSYVDEDGVGFPFTVQLFSALKRVGIDEANDKIMELAGISEDSAAQMVELIDMEDDVEPESDKPA, encoded by the coding sequence ATGTCAAAACTCTGGCAAGCCCGCTTCTTTACGACCGTCAACCAATTGCGTGACCTGCCCGATACCACGGTGCCGGAAATCGCTTTTGCCGGCCGCTCCAATGCCGGTAAATCGACCGCCATCAACATCTTGTGTAATCAGAAAGGCTTGGCGTTCGCCTCCAAGACACCTGGCCGTACCCAGCACATCAACTACTTCTCCATCGGCGGCGCCCACGTGGCGCAGCATCGCAAGGATGCCACCATCGTCGAAGAGATCGAATGCCTGCTGGTCGACTTGCCGGGCTACGGCTACGCGGAAGTGTCGGGCTCGGCCAAACTGCACTGGCAGCGCCTGCTGGGCGACTACGTGCAGCGCCGCGAGCAATTGGCGGGCCTGGTCCTGATCATGGATTCGCGCCGTCCGTTCACCGACCTGGACGTCCAGATGCTGGAATGGTTCGCCCCCACGGGTAAACCGATCCACTGCATCCTGACCAAAGTCGATAAGCTGAACCGCAATGAATCGGTCAACGCGCTGCGCCAGGCGAAAGCCAAGCTCGACAGCTATGTCGATGAAGACGGCGTCGGCTTCCCGTTCACCGTGCAACTGTTCTCGGCCTTGAAAAGAGTCGGCATCGACGAAGCCAATGACAAGATCATGGAACTGGCCGGCATCAGCGAAGATAGCGCGGCCCAGATGGTCGAACTGATCGACATGGAAGACGACGTCGAGCCGGAGTCCGACAAACCGGCTTGA
- a CDS encoding lipoprotein, whose product MKSSSAFYIGIAIVVSSVLAGCGQPGALYLPKPPAAKGAPAKGPVEPAPVPPPPVIVPVT is encoded by the coding sequence GTGAAGTCATCCTCAGCGTTTTATATCGGCATTGCCATTGTGGTTTCCAGCGTCCTGGCCGGCTGTGGCCAGCCCGGCGCCCTGTACCTGCCCAAGCCACCCGCGGCCAAAGGCGCGCCGGCAAAAGGCCCGGTCGAACCGGCGCCCGTGCCGCCGCCACCCGTGATCGTGCCAGTCACCTAA
- a CDS encoding penicillin-binding protein 1A: MTSSNTAGSAGSKPPTKGSKPKRFLLMALVSLLGLGIVGVLLVVFGLAMAYPNLPALDTLTDYKPKMPLRVFTSDSVLIGEFGEERRNMVHIKDIPDVMKKAVLAIEDDRFYEHGGVDYLGITRAALHNLTGGAKQGASTITQQVARNFFLSSEQTLKRKAYEVLLAWKIEKNLSKDQILEVYMNQIYLGQRAYGFASAAQIYFGKNIQDLTVAEAAMLAGLPKAPSAYNPVVNPKRARMRQQYILQRMAQLGYITPAQFEEAKNEELKVKTDSSAFGVHAEYVSEMARQLVYEQFKEDTYTRGLNVYTTITKADQDAAYIALRKGVMDYEKRHGYRGPEAYIEIPKTKAEADDAIETELADHPDSDDIIAAMVLQASPKSLQAVTSAGEEITITGPGLTFGAAWLSEKAAPNRRIKRGAVIRVMQENNTWVLTQMPEVQSAFVSASTTDGAIRAMVGGFDYNRNKFNHVTQAWRQPGSAFKPFIYSASLERGLSPATIINDAPISFDAGQTGGQAWEPKNYDSKYDGPMTMRKGLMKSKNMISIRILHKIGAKYGQEYATRFGFDADKNPPYLTLALGAGNVTPLQMAGAYAVFANGGYKINPYLIAKVTDSDGNILSQAKPDLAGEEANRVIDERNAFMMNSMLNDVVRFGTANKAMALKRPDLAGKTGTTNDSIDAWFAGYQAKLVGIAWIGYDQPRNLGNRETGGGLALPIWINYMAKALKSIPVEERAVPEGLIRVGDEYYYAENPPGTGVGSLEGAARGTPEEEKAKEAVKNELF; encoded by the coding sequence ATGACATCTTCAAACACCGCTGGCTCCGCTGGCTCGAAGCCGCCCACCAAGGGCAGCAAACCCAAACGTTTTCTGCTAATGGCCCTGGTATCGCTGCTGGGCCTGGGCATCGTCGGCGTCTTGCTGGTGGTGTTTGGCCTGGCCATGGCCTATCCGAACCTGCCGGCGCTCGATACCTTGACTGATTACAAGCCAAAGATGCCGCTGCGCGTGTTCACGTCCGACAGTGTGCTGATCGGCGAGTTCGGTGAAGAGCGGCGCAACATGGTGCATATCAAGGATATTCCCGATGTCATGAAGAAAGCCGTGCTGGCCATCGAAGATGACCGCTTCTATGAACATGGTGGCGTCGACTATCTGGGTATCACGCGCGCGGCCCTGCACAACCTGACGGGTGGCGCCAAGCAAGGCGCCTCGACCATCACGCAACAGGTGGCGCGCAATTTCTTCCTGTCCAGCGAACAGACCTTGAAACGCAAGGCGTATGAAGTCTTGCTTGCATGGAAGATCGAGAAAAACCTCAGCAAGGACCAGATCCTCGAAGTGTATATGAACCAGATTTATCTGGGACAGCGCGCCTACGGCTTCGCCTCGGCCGCGCAAATCTATTTCGGCAAGAATATCCAGGATCTCACCGTGGCCGAAGCGGCCATGCTGGCCGGCTTGCCGAAGGCGCCGTCGGCCTACAACCCGGTCGTCAATCCGAAACGCGCGCGCATGCGTCAGCAATACATTCTGCAGCGCATGGCGCAGCTGGGCTACATCACGCCGGCGCAGTTCGAAGAAGCGAAAAATGAAGAGCTGAAAGTGAAGACCGACAGCAGCGCCTTCGGCGTGCACGCGGAATACGTGTCGGAAATGGCGCGCCAGCTGGTCTACGAGCAATTCAAGGAAGACACGTATACGCGCGGCCTGAACGTCTACACCACCATCACCAAGGCCGACCAGGACGCCGCCTACATTGCCTTGCGCAAGGGCGTGATGGATTACGAGAAACGCCACGGCTACCGCGGCCCGGAAGCGTATATCGAGATTCCGAAAACCAAGGCCGAAGCGGACGACGCCATCGAGACGGAACTGGCCGACCACCCGGACAGCGACGACATCATCGCCGCCATGGTGCTGCAGGCGTCGCCCAAATCGTTGCAGGCAGTCACGTCAGCCGGCGAGGAAATTACCATTACCGGCCCCGGCCTGACCTTCGGCGCGGCCTGGCTGTCAGAAAAAGCGGCGCCGAACCGCCGCATCAAGCGCGGCGCCGTGATCCGCGTCATGCAAGAAAACAACACCTGGGTCTTGACGCAGATGCCGGAAGTGCAATCGGCGTTCGTCTCGGCCAGCACCACGGACGGCGCCATTCGCGCCATGGTGGGCGGCTTCGATTACAACCGCAACAAGTTCAACCATGTCACGCAGGCGTGGCGCCAGCCCGGTTCCGCCTTCAAGCCCTTCATCTATTCCGCTTCGCTGGAACGGGGCCTGTCGCCAGCCACCATCATCAACGATGCGCCGATCTCGTTCGACGCGGGCCAGACGGGCGGCCAGGCGTGGGAACCGAAAAACTACGACAGCAAATACGATGGTCCGATGACCATGCGCAAGGGTTTGATGAAATCGAAGAACATGATTTCCATCCGCATCCTGCACAAGATCGGCGCCAAGTATGGCCAGGAATACGCGACGCGCTTCGGCTTTGATGCGGACAAGAACCCGCCCTACCTGACCCTGGCCCTGGGCGCCGGCAACGTGACGCCGCTGCAGATGGCGGGCGCGTATGCCGTGTTCGCCAATGGCGGCTACAAGATCAACCCGTATCTGATCGCCAAGGTGACCGATAGCGATGGCAATATCCTGTCGCAAGCCAAGCCGGATCTGGCGGGCGAGGAAGCCAACCGCGTCATCGACGAGCGCAATGCCTTCATGATGAACAGCATGCTCAACGATGTCGTGCGCTTCGGCACGGCGAACAAGGCCATGGCCTTGAAGCGCCCTGACCTGGCCGGCAAGACGGGTACCACCAACGATTCCATCGACGCCTGGTTCGCCGGTTACCAGGCCAAGCTGGTGGGCATCGCCTGGATCGGCTACGACCAGCCGCGCAACCTGGGCAACCGGGAAACGGGCGGCGGCCTGGCCTTGCCGATCTGGATCAACTACATGGCGAAGGCATTGAAAAGCATTCCCGTCGAGGAACGCGCCGTACCGGAAGGCCTGATACGCGTGGGCGACGAGTATTACTATGCGGAAAATCCACCGGGCACGGGCGTCGGCAGCCTGGAAGGCGCGGCGCGCGGCACGCCGGAGGAAGAGAAAGCCAAGGAAGCCGTCAAGAACGAGTTGTTCTGA
- the msrP gene encoding protein-methionine-sulfoxide reductase catalytic subunit MsrP, whose protein sequence is MLIKRSPNGIELPYSSEITPRAVFESRRSFIKQIALGSVSSAALLEMASREAFAQGSNPKLAAKLNPAYSALDKQTAYKDATSYNNFYEFGTDKSEPAQNAGTLRTRPWTVSIEGEVKKPMILDLDALLKLAPLEERVYRLRCVEGWSMVIPWVGYSFSEIIKKVEPTGNAKYVEFITLADKKQMPGVGGRVLQWPYTEGLRIDEANHPLALLTLGMYGETLPNQNGAPVRMVLPWKYGFKSAKSIVKIRFVKEQPRTSWNLSAPSEYGFYSNVNPNVDHPRWSQASERRIGEDGFLTRKRKTLMFNGYNDVASLYAGMDLKKFF, encoded by the coding sequence ATGTTGATCAAGCGCAGTCCCAACGGCATCGAATTGCCGTATTCTTCCGAAATCACGCCGCGCGCCGTGTTTGAATCGCGCCGCAGCTTCATCAAGCAAATCGCCCTGGGCTCCGTGTCCAGTGCGGCCTTGCTGGAAATGGCCAGCCGCGAAGCGTTCGCGCAAGGCAGCAATCCCAAGCTGGCTGCCAAGCTCAATCCCGCGTATTCGGCGCTGGACAAGCAGACGGCCTATAAAGACGCCACCAGCTACAACAATTTCTACGAATTCGGCACGGACAAGAGCGAGCCTGCGCAAAACGCGGGCACCTTGCGCACGCGGCCGTGGACGGTCAGCATCGAAGGCGAGGTCAAGAAACCCATGATCTTGGACCTCGACGCGCTGCTGAAGCTGGCGCCGCTGGAAGAGCGCGTCTACCGGCTGCGCTGCGTGGAAGGCTGGTCGATGGTGATTCCGTGGGTCGGTTATTCCTTCTCGGAAATCATCAAGAAGGTCGAGCCGACGGGCAATGCCAAGTACGTGGAATTCATCACCCTGGCCGACAAGAAGCAAATGCCGGGCGTGGGCGGCAGAGTGCTGCAGTGGCCGTATACGGAAGGCTTGCGCATCGACGAAGCGAACCATCCGCTGGCGCTGCTGACCCTGGGCATGTATGGCGAAACCTTGCCGAACCAGAATGGCGCGCCCGTGCGCATGGTCTTGCCGTGGAAATATGGTTTCAAGTCGGCCAAATCCATCGTCAAGATCCGTTTCGTCAAGGAACAGCCGCGCACCTCCTGGAACCTGTCGGCGCCGTCCGAATATGGTTTTTACTCGAATGTGAACCCGAACGTCGATCATCCGCGCTGGTCGCAAGCTTCCGAGCGGCGCATCGGTGAAGACGGCTTTCTCACGCGCAAGCGCAAGACCCTGATGTTCAATGGCTACAACGATGTCGCTTCCTTGTACGCGGGCATGGATCTGAAGAAGTTCTTTTAA
- a CDS encoding sulfite oxidase heme-binding subunit YedZ: MALNPTPRQLSLFKSLVFLLALLPFARMVWLTYTGQLVEPLEFITRGTGDWTLYFICISLAVTPLRRFTQWNWLIKLRRMLGLFAFFYAALHFTTFLWFDHFFDVQEMWKDVLKRPFITVGFIAFVLLIPLAVTSTNGMVKRLGGKRWQWLHRLIYVIAPLGILHFWWMKAGKHNFAQPILFGGIVALLLAIRVYFAWSKREKSARAAKTATPVRSV, encoded by the coding sequence ATGGCCCTCAACCCCACGCCGAGACAATTGTCGCTATTCAAAAGCCTGGTTTTTCTGCTGGCGCTGCTGCCATTCGCGCGCATGGTCTGGCTGACGTACACGGGGCAACTGGTGGAGCCGCTGGAATTCATCACGCGCGGCACGGGCGACTGGACCCTGTATTTTATCTGCATCAGCCTGGCGGTGACGCCCTTGCGGCGTTTCACCCAATGGAATTGGCTGATCAAGCTGCGCCGCATGCTGGGCCTGTTCGCGTTTTTCTACGCGGCGCTGCACTTCACCACGTTTTTATGGTTCGATCACTTTTTTGATGTGCAGGAAATGTGGAAGGATGTGCTCAAGCGGCCGTTCATCACGGTGGGTTTTATTGCCTTTGTCTTGCTCATTCCGCTCGCCGTGACGAGCACGAATGGCATGGTCAAGCGCCTCGGTGGCAAGCGCTGGCAGTGGCTGCACCGGCTGATCTATGTGATCGCGCCGCTGGGTATTTTGCACTTCTGGTGGATGAAGGCGGGCAAGCACAATTTCGCACAACCGATCCTGTTCGGCGGCATCGTCGCGCTACTGCTGGCAATTCGTGTGTATTTCGCCTGGAGCAAGCGAGAGAAGAGCGCCAGGGCGGCGAAGACAGCCACCCCGGTGCGTTCCGTTTAG
- the ccsB gene encoding c-type cytochrome biogenesis protein CcsB, producing the protein MELANKQIYTQEPGFFKRLSLIDWLYGAGLLAASLFGLMRFGAFMDIYEKAILLAAAPTFAWLGWYWKPVRWLIPLAAVLSLFAIELYSGHLEMANQKFFLKYILSSQSAILWMGTLFVLSTLFYWIGLVARSEFGSSVGSLLCWAGVVLGLTGMLVRWYESYLIGADVGHIPVSNLYEVFILFSLITAMFYLYYEQHYATRQLGAFVMLVISAAVVFLMWYTVTRDAAEIQPLVPALQSWWMKIHVPANFIGYGTFALSAMVAAAYLLKSSGYLVDRLPSLEVLDDVMYKAISVGFAFFTVATILGALWAAEAWGGYWSWDPKETWALIVWLNYAAWLHMRLMTGLRGRVASWWALVGLLVTTFAFLGVNMFLSGLHSYGKL; encoded by the coding sequence ATGGAATTGGCAAACAAGCAAATATATACGCAGGAACCAGGATTTTTCAAGCGCCTGAGCCTGATCGATTGGCTGTATGGCGCCGGCTTGCTGGCGGCCTCCCTGTTCGGCCTGATGCGCTTTGGCGCCTTCATGGATATCTATGAAAAGGCCATCCTGCTGGCCGCGGCGCCCACGTTCGCGTGGCTGGGCTGGTACTGGAAGCCCGTGCGCTGGCTGATCCCGCTGGCGGCCGTGCTGTCGCTGTTTGCCATCGAGCTGTACTCGGGCCACCTGGAGATGGCGAACCAGAAATTCTTCCTCAAATACATCTTGTCGAGCCAGTCCGCCATCTTGTGGATGGGCACCCTGTTCGTGCTGTCGACCCTGTTTTACTGGATCGGCCTGGTGGCGCGCTCGGAATTTGGCTCGTCCGTCGGCTCCCTGCTGTGCTGGGCCGGCGTGGTGCTGGGTCTGACGGGCATGCTGGTGCGCTGGTACGAGTCTTACCTGATCGGCGCCGACGTGGGCCATATTCCCGTGTCGAACCTGTATGAAGTGTTCATCCTGTTTTCCTTGATCACGGCCATGTTCTACCTGTATTACGAGCAGCATTATGCGACGCGCCAGCTGGGCGCCTTCGTCATGCTGGTCATTTCGGCGGCCGTGGTGTTCCTGATGTGGTACACGGTCACGCGCGACGCGGCCGAAATCCAGCCGCTGGTGCCGGCCCTGCAAAGCTGGTGGATGAAGATCCACGTGCCCGCCAACTTCATCGGCTACGGTACCTTTGCCCTGTCGGCCATGGTGGCGGCCGCGTATCTGCTCAAATCGAGCGGCTACCTGGTCGACCGCCTGCCGTCGCTGGAAGTGCTCGACGACGTCATGTACAAGGCCATTTCCGTGGGCTTTGCTTTCTTCACGGTAGCGACCATCCTGGGCGCCCTGTGGGCGGCCGAAGCATGGGGTGGCTACTGGTCGTGGGACCCGAAAGAAACCTGGGCGCTGATCGTCTGGCTCAACTATGCAGCCTGGCTGCACATGCGATTGATGACGGGCTTGCGCGGCCGCGTCGCTTCTTGGTGGGCGCTGGTGGGCTTGCTGGTGACGACGTTTGCCTTCTTGGGCGTCAACATGTTCCTTTCAGGCCTGCATTCTTACGGCAAACTTTAA